In Comamonadaceae bacterium OS-1, a single window of DNA contains:
- the nqo3 gene encoding NADH-quinone oxidoreductase chain 3, with product MVEIELDGKKVDILEGSMIMHAAEKAGTYIPHFCYHKKLSIAANCRMCLVDVEKAPKPMPACATPVTQGMIVRTKSEKALKAQQSVMEFLLINHPLDCPICDQGGECQLQDLAVGYGGGSSRYEEEKRVVFHKDVGPLVSMEEMSRCIHCTRCVRFGQEVAGVMELGMIHRGEHSEITTVLGETIDSELSGNMIDICPVGALTSKPFRYSARTWELSRRKSVSPHDSTGANLVVQVKNNKVMRVVPLENEAVNECWIADRDRFSYEALNSTERLTSPMLKQGGEWKAVDWQTALEYIANGLKQIKALHGAASIGALVSPHSTLEELILAGALVRGLGSENIDYRLRNAEFAQTEGIRYLGTSIASLSQLQRVLVVGSNLRKDHPLFAQRIRQAARKGCAVSAINSVVELAKADAWAIPVANLVQSPADQWLQSLADVAAAVAEATAKTAPVAGSATDAAKAIAKSLLGGERKAILLGNAAAHHAQASSLLALANWIGEQTGATVGYLTEAANTVGAQFAQAQPGQGGMHAGQMLAGGLKAVLLLNNEPEFDSVAGAAHNVGRAEMVVTMSPFKSNMAFSDVLLPIAPFSETSGSFVNAEGRVQGFHAVVKPLGDTRPAWKVLRVLANVLGLPGFDFESSQDVLATLKADLSEGSTHVLADKLSNKTQAGIDMGAYASAVPVVASLYQLDGIVRRASALQMTADARQAHAAQEVAA from the coding sequence ATGGTAGAAATCGAACTCGACGGTAAGAAGGTAGACATTCTTGAAGGCAGCATGATCATGCATGCGGCTGAAAAGGCGGGAACCTATATTCCCCATTTTTGTTACCACAAGAAGCTCAGCATTGCGGCCAACTGCCGTATGTGCCTGGTGGATGTGGAAAAAGCGCCCAAGCCCATGCCCGCATGCGCCACGCCCGTCACGCAGGGCATGATTGTGCGCACCAAGAGCGAAAAAGCCCTCAAGGCGCAGCAGTCGGTGATGGAGTTTTTGCTCATCAACCACCCGCTGGATTGCCCCATCTGCGACCAGGGCGGCGAATGTCAGTTGCAGGATCTGGCTGTCGGCTACGGTGGTGGCTCTTCGCGCTACGAAGAAGAAAAGCGGGTGGTTTTCCACAAGGATGTGGGACCGCTGGTGTCCATGGAAGAAATGAGCCGTTGCATCCACTGCACGCGCTGCGTCCGTTTTGGCCAGGAAGTGGCGGGTGTGATGGAGCTCGGCATGATCCACCGCGGCGAGCATTCCGAAATCACCACCGTGTTGGGCGAAACGATCGATTCCGAGCTCTCGGGCAACATGATCGACATTTGCCCCGTGGGCGCTTTGACCAGCAAGCCTTTCCGGTACAGCGCCCGTACCTGGGAGCTGTCACGCCGCAAATCGGTCAGCCCGCACGACTCGACCGGTGCGAATCTGGTGGTCCAGGTCAAGAACAACAAAGTCATGCGCGTGGTACCGCTCGAAAACGAAGCGGTCAATGAGTGCTGGATTGCCGACCGTGATCGTTTTTCCTACGAAGCACTCAACAGTACTGAACGCTTGACCAGTCCCATGCTCAAGCAGGGTGGAGAGTGGAAAGCCGTAGATTGGCAGACGGCGCTTGAATACATCGCCAATGGCCTGAAGCAAATCAAAGCCCTGCATGGTGCTGCCAGCATTGGTGCCTTGGTCAGCCCGCACAGCACGCTGGAAGAGCTGATTCTGGCTGGCGCGTTGGTGCGTGGCCTGGGTAGCGAAAACATTGACTACCGTCTGCGCAATGCCGAGTTTGCCCAGACCGAAGGTATCCGTTACCTGGGTACATCTATTGCATCTTTGAGCCAACTGCAGCGCGTGCTGGTGGTCGGCTCGAACCTGCGCAAAGACCATCCCTTGTTTGCACAAAGAATTCGGCAGGCTGCGCGTAAGGGCTGTGCGGTGAGTGCTATTAATTCTGTAGTGGAACTTGCCAAAGCCGATGCCTGGGCTATTCCGGTGGCAAATCTGGTACAAAGCCCCGCAGACCAGTGGCTGCAATCCTTGGCCGATGTGGCCGCTGCGGTGGCGGAAGCTACGGCTAAAACAGCTCCGGTTGCTGGTTCTGCTACCGATGCAGCAAAAGCCATTGCCAAGTCATTGCTGGGCGGTGAGCGCAAGGCGATTTTGCTGGGCAATGCGGCGGCGCACCACGCCCAGGCCTCCAGTCTGTTGGCCTTGGCCAACTGGATTGGCGAACAAACGGGTGCTACGGTTGGCTACCTGACTGAGGCTGCCAATACGGTCGGTGCCCAGTTCGCACAGGCGCAGCCAGGCCAGGGTGGCATGCATGCCGGGCAGATGCTGGCAGGTGGTTTGAAGGCTGTTTTGCTGCTGAACAACGAACCTGAGTTTGATTCGGTGGCTGGCGCTGCACATAACGTGGGGCGCGCTGAAATGGTGGTGACCATGAGCCCCTTCAAGTCCAACATGGCTTTCAGCGATGTGCTGCTGCCGATTGCTCCGTTTTCGGAAACTTCCGGTAGCTTCGTGAATGCCGAAGGCCGTGTGCAAGGCTTCCATGCAGTCGTAAAACCCTTGGGCGATACCCGTCCCGCGTGGAAGGTGCTGCGCGTGTTGGCGAATGTGCTGGGTCTGCCGGGCTTCGACTTTGAATCTTCGCAAGACGTGCTAGCGACTTTGAAGGCCGATTTGTCCGAAGGATCGACACACGTGTTGGCTGACAAGTTGAGCAACAAGACACAAGCAGGTATTGATATGGGTGCGTATGCTTCGGCAGTGCCCGTGGTGGCAAGCCTGTACCAGTTGGATGGCATCGTTCGCCGTGCCAGTGCTTTGCAAATGACGGCAGATGCGCGCCAAGCCCATGCTGCGCAAGAGGTGGCTGCATGA
- the nuoH gene encoding NADH-quinone oxidoreductase subunit H, with protein MIDAIFAFGQGLVGASWWSGGVWPVIWNLIKIVLVLLPLMGCVAYLTLWERKAIGWTQIRIGPNRVGPLGLLQPIADALKLLSKEIILPTVANKGLFFLGPIMTIMPALAAWAVIPFGPEIALSNINAGLLFLMAITSMEVYGVIIAGWASNSKYAFLGALRASAQMVSYEIAMGFCLVIVLMVSASLNLTDIVMGQAKGMFAEKGLTFLSWNWLPLLPVFLVYFISGLAETNRHPFDVVEGESEIVAGHMVEYSGMSFAMFFLAEYANMWLVSIMTVLMFLGGWLSPIDSVLFNWIPGWIWLGIKTFAVVTMFLWVRASFPRFRYDQIMRLGWKIFIPVTLVWLVVVGGWMQTPFNIWK; from the coding sequence ATGATCGATGCAATTTTTGCTTTTGGACAAGGTCTGGTGGGCGCAAGCTGGTGGTCTGGCGGCGTTTGGCCGGTGATCTGGAATTTGATCAAGATCGTGCTAGTGCTTTTGCCGTTGATGGGCTGTGTGGCTTACCTCACGTTGTGGGAGCGCAAAGCCATTGGTTGGACCCAGATCCGTATCGGCCCTAACCGCGTCGGTCCTTTGGGTTTGCTGCAGCCCATCGCCGATGCGTTGAAGCTGCTCAGCAAGGAAATCATTCTTCCCACGGTGGCCAACAAGGGTCTTTTCTTTTTGGGCCCCATCATGACCATCATGCCCGCCTTGGCAGCATGGGCGGTGATTCCGTTTGGCCCCGAAATTGCGCTCTCGAACATCAACGCAGGCTTGCTGTTCCTGATGGCAATTACGTCGATGGAAGTCTATGGTGTCATCATCGCGGGTTGGGCATCGAACTCCAAATACGCTTTCCTGGGCGCTTTGCGGGCCTCTGCGCAGATGGTCAGTTATGAAATTGCCATGGGCTTTTGCCTGGTGATTGTGCTGATGGTGTCCGCCAGTTTGAACCTGACGGATATCGTCATGGGCCAGGCCAAGGGCATGTTTGCTGAAAAAGGGCTGACCTTTCTGTCCTGGAACTGGTTGCCTTTGCTGCCGGTGTTCCTGGTCTATTTCATCTCGGGTCTGGCCGAGACCAACCGCCACCCGTTTGACGTGGTGGAAGGCGAATCGGAAATTGTGGCCGGCCACATGGTCGAATATTCCGGCATGAGCTTTGCAATGTTCTTCTTGGCCGAATACGCCAATATGTGGCTCGTATCGATCATGACGGTGCTGATGTTCCTCGGTGGCTGGTTGTCGCCGATCGACAGCGTGCTGTTCAACTGGATACCCGGCTGGATCTGGCTCGGGATCAAGACCTTTGCTGTCGTCACCATGTTCTTGTGGGTACGTGCAAGCTTCCCACGCTTCCGTTATGACCAGATCATGCGTCTGGGCTGGAAGATTTTTATCCCTGTCACCCTGGTGTGGCTGGTGGTGGTGGGTGGCTGGATGCAGACCCCGTTTAATATCTGGAAGTAA
- the nuoI gene encoding NADH-quinone oxidoreductase subunit I, with amino-acid sequence MSTLATPAFSLKDFLSSFMLAELFKGLALTGKHAFRRKITVQFPEEKTPLSPRFRGLHALRRYENGEERCIACKLCEAVCPAMAITIESDVRADGSRRTSRYDIDLTKCIFCGFCEESCPVDSIVETHVLEYHGEKRGDLYFTKDMLLAVGDRYEKDIAAARAADAKYR; translated from the coding sequence ATGTCTACATTGGCTACTCCTGCCTTTTCGCTCAAGGACTTCCTCTCCAGCTTCATGTTGGCAGAGTTGTTCAAAGGCTTGGCACTGACCGGTAAGCACGCGTTTCGGCGCAAGATTACGGTGCAGTTTCCAGAAGAAAAAACACCTTTGTCGCCCCGCTTCCGCGGCCTGCATGCCTTGCGCCGCTATGAAAACGGCGAAGAGCGCTGCATTGCCTGCAAACTGTGCGAGGCGGTATGCCCGGCCATGGCGATCACCATCGAGTCGGATGTGCGGGCCGATGGCTCGCGCCGCACCAGCCGGTACGACATCGATCTGACCAAATGCATTTTTTGCGGGTTTTGTGAAGAAAGCTGCCCTGTCGATTCCATCGTGGAAACCCACGTACTGGAGTACCACGGTGAAAAGCGTGGTGACCTGTACTTCACCAAAGACATGTTGTTGGCAGTGGGGGACCGGTACGAAAAAGACATCGCAGCCGCCCGCGCCGCCGATGCCAAATACCGCTAG
- the nuoJ gene encoding NADH-quinone oxidoreductase subunit J — translation MDVKTGLFYLFATVLLFAGFRVITSRNPVYAALYLVLAFFQAAAIWILLKAEFLAITLVLVYVGAVMVLFLFVVMMLDINVDALRQGFWKHFPIAAGGGVLLALEMAMVLMGGFRTNEETRNLTGGANIGAQISNTKELGKILYTEYLYPLEIAAVILLVAIVAAIALTLRQRKDSKHANPSDQVRVKARDRVEIIKMKATQPAVELPAAVAPLAAVVEKKA, via the coding sequence ATGGACGTTAAGACAGGCCTTTTTTATCTCTTCGCGACAGTGCTGCTGTTCGCAGGGTTTCGGGTGATTACTTCACGCAACCCTGTGTACGCTGCGCTGTATCTGGTGCTTGCATTTTTCCAGGCAGCCGCTATCTGGATTCTGCTCAAAGCAGAGTTCTTGGCTATTACCTTGGTGCTGGTGTACGTCGGCGCGGTGATGGTGTTGTTCCTGTTCGTGGTGATGATGTTGGACATCAACGTCGATGCGCTGCGCCAAGGATTTTGGAAGCATTTCCCGATTGCCGCAGGTGGCGGTGTCTTGCTGGCACTCGAAATGGCCATGGTGTTGATGGGTGGCTTCCGTACCAACGAAGAAACGCGCAATCTGACGGGCGGTGCCAACATCGGTGCCCAGATATCCAACACCAAAGAGTTGGGCAAGATTCTCTATACCGAGTACCTGTACCCGCTGGAGATCGCTGCCGTCATTCTGTTGGTGGCTATCGTGGCGGCCATCGCGCTGACTCTGCGCCAGCGTAAAGACAGCAAGCACGCCAATCCTTCCGACCAGGTCCGTGTCAAAGCCCGTGATCGGGTGGAGATCATCAAAATGAAGGCCACCCAGCCTGCGGTGGAGCTGCCTGCGGCTGTTGCTCCACTGGCTGCGGTGGTGGAGAAAAAAGCATGA
- the nuoK gene encoding NADH-quinone oxidoreductase subunit K, whose translation MTLTLGHFLSLGAILFALSVIGIFLNRKNLIVLLMAIELMLLAVNMNFVAFSYYLNDMRGQIFVFFILTVAAAESAIGLAILVLLFRNKSSINVDELNTLKG comes from the coding sequence ATGACGTTAACGCTCGGACACTTTCTATCCCTCGGGGCCATTTTGTTTGCCTTGTCGGTCATCGGTATCTTTCTGAACCGCAAAAATCTGATCGTTTTGCTGATGGCGATCGAGCTGATGCTGTTGGCAGTGAACATGAATTTTGTGGCGTTCTCGTACTACCTGAACGACATGCGCGGCCAGATATTCGTCTTCTTTATCCTCACGGTGGCCGCAGCCGAGTCGGCCATCGGTCTGGCTATCCTGGTGCTCCTGTTCCGTAACAAGTCCAGCATCAATGTGGATGAACTCAATACGCTCAAGGGTTAA
- the nuoL gene encoding NADH-quinone oxidoreductase subunit L, which yields MSQTLAASTLLAVPLAPLAGALLAGVLGTAFGGNVIGRRASHSLTILGVFIAFVLSAMTLNSVVNDGARFNETLYTWMDVGGLRMEIGFMVDGLTAMMMCVVTFVSLMVHIYTIGYMEEDAGYNRFFAYISLFTFSMLMLVMSNNMLQLFFGWEAVGLVSYLLIGFWFNRPTAIFANMKAFLVNRVGDFGFILGIGLLAAYAGTLNYTEAFAKKEELVQLMLPGTNWMLVTVICICLFIGAMGKSAQFPLHVWLPDSMEGPTPISALIHAATMVTAGIFMVARMSPLFELSETALNLVMVIGAITALFMGFLGIIQNDIKRVVAYSTLSQLGYMTVALGASAYSVAVFHLMTHAFFKALLFLAAGSVIMGVHHNQDIRWMGGLRKYMPITWITSLLGSLALIGTPLFSGFYSKDSIIEAVHLSHLPGAGFANFAVLAGVFVTAFYSFRMYFLVFHGKERFDQNPDAHHGHDDHHGDHGHGDSKPHESPWVVTLPLVLLAIPSVVLGYFTIDPMLYGDFFKGAIFIDLEKHAAMEELAHEFHGAWAMAAHALTSMPFILAVAGVATSYYMYMVNPALPAAIKRACQPIYTLLENKYYLDWFNENVLARGARGLGTGLWQVGDRTIIDGGVVNGSWKIVGWISGMVRWVQTGFIYDYAFAMIVGVFALMTYFVWLNQ from the coding sequence ATGAGTCAAACCCTCGCAGCTTCTACTCTGCTGGCTGTTCCGCTGGCACCCCTGGCGGGCGCTTTGCTGGCCGGCGTTCTGGGTACCGCGTTTGGCGGTAACGTGATTGGCCGCCGCGCCAGCCACTCACTCACCATTTTGGGCGTGTTCATTGCCTTCGTCTTGTCGGCCATGACGCTCAACAGCGTGGTCAATGACGGTGCCCGTTTCAATGAAACGCTTTACACCTGGATGGACGTGGGCGGTCTTCGCATGGAGATCGGCTTCATGGTGGACGGCTTGACCGCCATGATGATGTGCGTAGTGACCTTTGTGTCGCTGATGGTGCATATCTACACCATCGGCTACATGGAAGAAGACGCGGGTTATAACCGTTTCTTCGCTTACATCTCGCTGTTTACCTTCTCAATGTTGATGCTGGTGATGAGCAACAACATGCTGCAGTTGTTCTTTGGCTGGGAAGCGGTGGGCCTGGTGTCTTACCTGCTGATCGGTTTCTGGTTCAACCGTCCTACCGCCATTTTTGCCAACATGAAGGCCTTCTTGGTCAACCGTGTAGGTGACTTCGGTTTCATCCTGGGCATTGGCTTGCTTGCCGCTTATGCCGGTACCTTGAACTACACCGAAGCCTTCGCAAAGAAAGAAGAACTGGTGCAACTCATGTTGCCCGGCACGAACTGGATGCTGGTCACCGTGATCTGCATCTGCCTGTTCATCGGTGCCATGGGCAAGTCGGCCCAGTTCCCGCTGCATGTGTGGCTGCCCGACTCCATGGAAGGCCCGACTCCCATTTCGGCGTTGATCCACGCGGCCACCATGGTGACTGCCGGTATCTTCATGGTGGCGCGCATGTCGCCCCTGTTTGAGCTGAGCGAAACCGCTTTGAACCTGGTGATGGTGATCGGTGCCATTACCGCGCTGTTCATGGGTTTCCTGGGCATCATCCAGAACGATATCAAGCGGGTGGTGGCGTACTCCACACTGTCGCAGCTGGGCTATATGACGGTGGCCCTGGGTGCCTCGGCCTATTCAGTCGCGGTGTTCCACCTGATGACCCACGCATTCTTCAAAGCGCTGCTGTTCCTGGCTGCGGGCTCGGTCATCATGGGTGTACACCACAACCAGGACATCCGTTGGATGGGCGGCTTGCGTAAGTACATGCCCATCACCTGGATTACCTCTTTGCTGGGTTCGCTGGCCTTGATCGGTACGCCGCTGTTTTCGGGTTTTTACTCCAAAGACAGCATCATCGAAGCGGTGCATCTGAGCCATCTGCCAGGTGCCGGTTTTGCCAACTTCGCGGTGTTGGCCGGTGTGTTTGTCACGGCTTTCTACTCGTTCCGCATGTACTTCCTGGTGTTCCACGGCAAAGAGCGGTTTGACCAGAATCCGGACGCGCACCACGGCCATGACGACCACCACGGTGACCACGGCCACGGCGACAGCAAGCCGCATGAGTCCCCTTGGGTGGTGACCTTGCCTTTGGTGTTACTGGCGATTCCGTCGGTGGTGCTGGGGTACTTCACCATTGATCCCATGCTCTACGGCGACTTCTTCAAGGGTGCGATCTTCATTGATCTTGAAAAGCATGCTGCGATGGAAGAGTTGGCACACGAGTTCCACGGCGCATGGGCTATGGCCGCCCACGCGTTGACATCCATGCCGTTTATTCTGGCGGTGGCCGGTGTGGCCACTTCCTACTACATGTACATGGTGAATCCTGCTCTGCCCGCCGCCATCAAGCGTGCTTGCCAGCCCATCTACACGCTGCTGGAAAACAAGTACTACCTGGACTGGTTCAATGAAAACGTATTGGCACGGGGTGCCCGTGGCCTGGGCACCGGTCTGTGGCAGGTCGGCGACCGCACCATCATCGACGGTGGCGTGGTGAACGGCTCGTGGAAGATTGTGGGTTGGATTTCGGGCATGGTGCGTTGGGTCCAGACCGGATTCATTTACGACTATGCGTTTGCCATGATCGTGGGTGTTTTTGCGCTGATGACGTATTTCGTTTGGCTCAACCAGTAG
- the nuoM gene encoding NADH-quinone oxidoreductase subunit M, producing MGLLSLAIWIPIFFGVVLLALGRDEQAGAVRWVALVGSVVSFLVTLPLYSGFKLGTSVMQFVENTSWIERFNVNYHLGVDGISVWFVILTAFINVIVVIAGWEAITHKVNQYMGAFLILSGLMIGVFCALDGILFYVFFEATLIPMYLIIGIWGGPNKIYAAFKFFLYTLLGSLLMLVALIFLYVKSGGSFDIATWHQLPLDSRTQTLLFFAFLSAFAVKVPMWPVHTWLPDVHVEAPTGGSAVLAAIMLKLGAYGFLRFSLPIAPDAAHEWSGLMIGLSLTAVVYVGLVAMVQEDMKKLVAYSSVAHMGFVTLGFFIFNPLGIAGGIVQMIAHGFVSAAMFLSIGVLYDRVHSREIASYGGVVNTMPKFAAFALLFAMANCGLPATAGFVGEWMVILGAVKFNFWVGFAAATALIFGAAYTLWMYKRVYLGPVTNDHVKELTDINAREFFMLLLLAIAVLAMGLYPKPFTDVMDASVADLIKHVAVSKLN from the coding sequence ATGGGATTGTTGAGCCTTGCCATCTGGATACCTATCTTTTTTGGCGTTGTACTTTTGGCCCTAGGCCGTGATGAGCAGGCCGGGGCCGTCCGTTGGGTCGCCCTGGTGGGTTCTGTGGTGAGCTTCCTGGTGACGTTGCCGCTGTACAGCGGTTTCAAGCTGGGCACTTCCGTGATGCAGTTTGTGGAGAACACCAGCTGGATCGAACGCTTTAATGTGAACTACCACCTGGGCGTGGATGGCATCTCGGTCTGGTTCGTGATCCTGACGGCATTTATCAATGTCATCGTGGTCATCGCCGGCTGGGAAGCCATCACCCACAAGGTCAACCAGTACATGGGTGCCTTTTTGATCCTCAGCGGATTGATGATTGGTGTCTTTTGCGCGCTGGACGGGATTTTGTTTTACGTCTTCTTCGAAGCCACCCTGATCCCGATGTACCTGATCATCGGTATCTGGGGCGGACCCAACAAGATTTACGCGGCCTTCAAGTTCTTCCTGTACACGCTGCTGGGTTCCTTGTTGATGCTGGTCGCGCTGATTTTCCTGTACGTGAAGTCAGGCGGCAGTTTTGACATCGCCACCTGGCACCAGCTGCCTCTGGATAGCCGCACCCAGACCCTGCTGTTCTTCGCCTTCCTGTCGGCATTTGCGGTCAAGGTGCCCATGTGGCCAGTGCACACTTGGTTGCCCGATGTGCACGTGGAAGCGCCTACCGGTGGCTCTGCCGTGCTGGCGGCCATCATGCTGAAGCTGGGTGCCTACGGTTTCCTGCGGTTTTCCTTGCCCATCGCGCCCGACGCAGCCCATGAGTGGTCTGGCCTGATGATTGGCCTGTCGCTGACCGCCGTGGTGTATGTCGGCTTGGTGGCCATGGTGCAGGAAGACATGAAAAAGCTGGTGGCCTATTCGTCCGTAGCCCACATGGGTTTCGTGACCCTGGGTTTCTTCATCTTCAACCCGCTGGGTATTGCGGGCGGCATTGTGCAGATGATTGCCCATGGCTTTGTGTCTGCTGCCATGTTCTTGTCTATCGGCGTGCTGTACGACCGCGTGCATTCCCGTGAAATCGCCAGCTACGGCGGCGTGGTCAACACCATGCCCAAGTTTGCGGCCTTTGCCTTGCTGTTTGCCATGGCCAATTGCGGTTTGCCCGCCACGGCTGGCTTCGTGGGCGAGTGGATGGTGATTCTGGGTGCCGTGAAGTTCAACTTCTGGGTCGGTTTCGCTGCCGCCACTGCGCTGATTTTTGGTGCCGCCTACACCCTGTGGATGTACAAGCGCGTCTACCTGGGCCCGGTGACCAATGACCACGTGAAAGAGCTGACGGACATCAACGCCCGCGAATTCTTCATGCTGCTCCTGCTTGCGATCGCGGTGCTGGCCATGGGCCTGTATCCCAAGCCTTTCACCGATGTGATGGATGCCTCGGTGGCCGATTTGATCAAACACGTTGCAGTTTCCAAGCTCAACTGA
- the nuoN gene encoding NADH-quinone oxidoreductase subunit N, whose translation MIDTISWITVYPEIVLLAMACIIALVDLGVKSPRRTGTYALTLLSLGVVAILQGLYASGNTTLYGFGNMVVSDPMGNWLKCFATIAVMITLVYGRPYAGDRGMLHGGEMFTLSMFALLGMSVMISGNNFLVIYMGLELLTLSSYALVALRRDNATASEAAMKYFVLGALASGFLLYGLSMMYGATGTLEVGQVFKVIASGQVKHQVLVFGLVFVVAGLAFKLGVVPFHMWIPDVYQGAPTAVTLMIGGAPKLAAFAICIRLLVEGMLPLAIDWQQMLVVLSVGSLALGNLAAIAQTNLKRMLAYSTISQMGFVLLGLLSGVVNGNTLSAANAYSSSMFYVITYVLTTLAGFGVILLLAREGFESEEISDLAGLNERSPLYAAVMAICLFSMAGIPPMVGFYAKLSVLQALIASGYTGYIALAVFAVVMSLIGAFYYLRVVKVMYFDAPITATTVSAPLDVRAVLSVNGALVLILGIVPGGLMTLCARAIVLTLGT comes from the coding sequence ATGATTGACACAATCAGTTGGATCACGGTTTACCCTGAAATCGTGCTGCTGGCGATGGCCTGCATCATTGCGCTGGTCGACCTGGGCGTCAAAAGCCCACGCCGCACCGGCACCTATGCGCTGACCCTGCTGTCGCTGGGTGTAGTGGCCATCCTGCAAGGCTTGTACGCCAGCGGCAACACCACCTTGTACGGCTTTGGCAACATGGTCGTCAGCGACCCTATGGGCAACTGGCTCAAGTGCTTTGCCACCATCGCGGTCATGATCACCCTGGTCTACGGTCGTCCGTACGCGGGCGACCGTGGCATGCTGCACGGCGGCGAGATGTTCACCCTGAGCATGTTTGCGCTCTTGGGCATGTCGGTGATGATTTCGGGCAACAACTTCCTGGTCATCTACATGGGCCTGGAGCTGTTGACGCTGTCCAGCTACGCCCTGGTGGCGCTGCGCCGCGACAACGCCACCGCCAGCGAGGCCGCCATGAAGTACTTTGTGCTGGGGGCCCTGGCTTCGGGTTTCCTGCTGTACGGCTTGTCGATGATGTACGGTGCCACCGGCACGCTGGAAGTCGGCCAGGTCTTCAAGGTCATTGCCTCTGGCCAGGTCAAGCACCAGGTGCTGGTATTCGGGCTGGTGTTTGTGGTGGCCGGTCTGGCGTTCAAGCTGGGTGTGGTGCCATTCCACATGTGGATTCCCGACGTGTACCAGGGCGCACCCACTGCGGTGACGCTGATGATCGGCGGCGCGCCCAAGCTGGCGGCATTTGCCATCTGCATCCGTTTGCTGGTGGAGGGCATGCTGCCGCTGGCGATCGACTGGCAGCAAATGCTGGTGGTCTTGTCGGTAGGCTCCTTGGCGCTGGGTAATCTGGCCGCCATCGCCCAAACCAACTTGAAGCGCATGCTGGCCTATTCCACCATTTCGCAGATGGGTTTTGTGCTGCTAGGCCTGCTGTCGGGTGTGGTTAACGGCAATACCTTGTCGGCTGCCAATGCCTACAGCTCGTCCATGTTCTACGTCATCACCTATGTGCTGACCACGCTGGCCGGTTTCGGTGTCATCCTGCTGCTGGCCCGCGAAGGCTTTGAGAGCGAAGAAATCTCCGATCTCGCCGGCTTGAACGAACGCAGCCCCTTGTATGCCGCTGTGATGGCCATCTGCCTGTTCTCCATGGCCGGCATCCCGCCCATGGTCGGCTTCTACGCCAAGCTGTCGGTACTGCAGGCGCTGATCGCCTCGGGCTATACCGGCTACATCGCCCTGGCGGTGTTTGCAGTGGTGATGTCGCTGATCGGTGCCTTCTACTACCTGCGCGTGGTCAAGGTCATGTACTTCGATGCCCCCATTACCGCCACCACGGTGTCCGCACCTCTGGACGTGCGGGCCGTGCTGTCGGTCAACGGCGCGCTGGTGTTGATTCTGGGTATCGTGCCCGGCGGCCTGATGACCTTGTGCGCACGGGCGATCGTGCTGACGCTGGGCACCTGA
- the nudF gene encoding ADP-ribose pyrophosphatase, with amino-acid sequence MPLPDQHLVEHKTNSEELLKGGFLHAFRDTVRLPDGRSATREYVKHPGAVMVVPMLDDGRLVLERQFRYPLDRVMVEFPAGKLDAGESTFACAQRELLEETGYSATEWARAGMLHPVIAYSTEFIDIWFARGLTLGERNLDAGEFLDVFTATLPELLEWCRDGRVTDSKTTTAALWLQNLASGAWSLDWQPTASVVG; translated from the coding sequence ATGCCACTCCCCGACCAGCACCTCGTTGAGCACAAGACCAACAGCGAAGAGCTGCTTAAAGGCGGCTTTCTGCACGCCTTCCGCGACACCGTGCGATTGCCCGATGGCCGTAGCGCCACGCGAGAGTACGTCAAACACCCCGGCGCGGTGATGGTCGTCCCCATGCTGGACGACGGCCGCCTGGTGCTGGAGCGCCAGTTCCGCTATCCGCTGGACCGGGTGATGGTCGAATTTCCAGCGGGCAAGCTGGATGCAGGGGAGTCCACCTTCGCCTGCGCCCAGCGCGAGCTGCTCGAAGAAACCGGCTATTCCGCCACCGAATGGGCGCGCGCGGGCATGCTGCACCCGGTGATTGCCTACTCCACCGAATTTATCGATATCTGGTTTGCCCGCGGCCTGACCCTGGGTGAGCGCAATCTGGATGCGGGTGAGTTTCTGGACGTATTCACCGCCACCTTGCCCGAGCTGCTCGAATGGTGCCGCGATGGCCGGGTGACCGACAGTAAGACCACGACGGCTGCGCTATGGCTGCAAAACCTGGCTTCGGGCGCCTGGTCGTTGGATTGGCAGCCTACCGCGTCTGTAGTAGGCTAG